One part of the Candidatus Poribacteria bacterium genome encodes these proteins:
- a CDS encoding molybdopterin molybdotransferase MoeA: MLSVEAARQQMLNTIPVLPSERRDILNCTGYVLAEGLSAAENIPPFDNSAMDGYAVRAADVQNASEKNPVLLSVVEMIAAGHAPTKQVATGQAARIMTGAMMPEGADAVVMQEVTQQEGNKVKIFEGVDASENVRFTGESVKADDLVMGKGKHLRPPEVSMLASLNRPEVTVYRKPTVAIVSTGDELLLLGEPLEPGKIRESNRYGLYAQVEEAGGIPIDMGIAPDNEAEIEHIFRAALAKADALITSGGVSVGEHDFVKSVLERLGEVNFWRVAMKPGKPQAYGIADGKPIFGLPGNPVSSLVVFELFVRPALLKMAGHTDLLRPTFKAVLSESITNKDGRVNYMRAILKESDGQYIAETTGPQGSGILHSLVLANGLITIPAGVTLGAGETVDAQFLF, encoded by the coding sequence ATGCTCAGTGTTGAAGCTGCCCGTCAACAGATGCTCAATACGATTCCGGTTTTGCCGTCAGAAAGACGAGACATTCTGAACTGTACGGGTTATGTGCTGGCAGAAGGACTCAGTGCTGCTGAAAACATTCCGCCTTTTGATAATTCGGCGATGGATGGGTATGCGGTGCGAGCAGCGGATGTCCAGAATGCATCCGAAAAAAATCCCGTGCTTCTTTCAGTTGTAGAAATGATCGCTGCAGGGCATGCCCCTACAAAACAGGTCGCCACAGGGCAAGCGGCGCGTATCATGACGGGTGCTATGATGCCTGAGGGTGCCGACGCTGTTGTCATGCAGGAAGTAACCCAACAAGAAGGTAACAAAGTCAAAATTTTTGAAGGCGTTGATGCGTCTGAAAACGTCCGTTTTACAGGCGAGAGCGTTAAGGCAGACGACTTGGTGATGGGAAAAGGGAAACACCTGCGTCCGCCCGAAGTTTCGATGCTCGCCTCTCTGAATCGCCCAGAGGTTACCGTCTATCGCAAACCCACCGTTGCGATTGTTTCGACGGGTGATGAACTCCTGTTACTCGGTGAACCCCTTGAACCGGGAAAGATTCGAGAAAGCAACCGTTACGGTCTCTACGCACAAGTAGAGGAAGCGGGAGGCATACCGATTGATATGGGTATTGCCCCTGACAATGAAGCAGAAATAGAGCACATTTTTCGTGCCGCACTCGCCAAGGCGGATGCCCTCATCACAAGTGGCGGTGTTTCGGTAGGGGAGCACGACTTTGTGAAAAGCGTCCTGGAAAGATTAGGTGAAGTTAACTTCTGGCGCGTCGCTATGAAACCGGGAAAACCGCAGGCTTACGGCATCGCTGATGGGAAACCTATCTTCGGACTTCCCGGCAATCCGGTCTCTTCGCTCGTTGTGTTTGAACTCTTTGTGCGTCCGGCACTTCTGAAAATGGCGGGTCATACAGATTTACTGCGTCCGACTTTCAAAGCGGTTCTCTCAGAAAGCATCACCAACAAAGATGGACGCGTTAACTACATGCGGGCAATTCTTAAAGAATCTGATGGACAATACATTGCTGAAACAACGGGACCCCAAGGGTCTGGTATCCTGCATTCACTTGTCTTGGCAAATGGTTTGATTACGATTCCAGCCGGGGTAACGTTAGGTGCCGGTGAGACAGTGGATGCCCAATTTCTATTCTAA
- a CDS encoding amidohydrolase family protein, which translates to MPNFYSKLSVEELSMIVDTHVHVWEIDPPKYPVGPTAPTWNSYPDEPGTADELLSEMDVHSVDWTVLVQTSWSTWDNGYIADSVARFPDRFIGHGLIDPQDPKNADQVRYWIKERGLVGFRFHPMYYPDEKILLTEQNRPMWEEIAALDAAIQFHLRAEFADQVAVIAQQYPHLTLILDHMGYPQVDADEAAFQPIVDLAQYDNIYFKLSDVAGRSHEDFPYTDVHPFIEKLLSAFGASRTVWGTGYPGHHRQKHNWPSLAQELRLIRKGIPFLTSDDKDRILGGTAAQIWNLTT; encoded by the coding sequence ATGCCCAATTTCTATTCTAAATTGAGTGTTGAGGAACTCTCCATGATTGTAGACACACATGTTCATGTTTGGGAAATCGATCCGCCTAAATATCCTGTTGGTCCGACGGCTCCGACTTGGAATTCGTATCCAGATGAACCCGGGACTGCTGATGAACTCCTATCAGAGATGGATGTACACAGTGTGGATTGGACGGTCCTTGTTCAGACGAGTTGGTCTACCTGGGACAACGGATACATCGCTGATTCTGTGGCGCGTTTTCCAGATCGATTCATCGGACACGGCTTAATCGACCCACAAGATCCAAAAAACGCAGACCAGGTCCGGTATTGGATAAAAGAACGGGGTTTGGTAGGTTTCCGTTTCCATCCGATGTATTATCCGGATGAAAAGATACTGCTGACTGAACAGAACAGACCGATGTGGGAAGAGATCGCCGCGCTGGACGCGGCTATCCAATTCCATCTACGCGCTGAGTTTGCGGATCAGGTCGCGGTTATCGCCCAACAGTATCCGCATCTCACACTCATCCTTGATCACATGGGATATCCACAGGTGGATGCTGATGAAGCCGCTTTCCAACCGATTGTGGACCTCGCCCAATACGATAATATTTATTTTAAATTATCGGATGTCGCTGGACGCTCTCACGAGGATTTTCCTTATACAGATGTCCATCCGTTTATTGAGAAATTGCTTTCGGCTTTCGGTGCGTCACGGACGGTCTGGGGAACAGGGTACCCGGGACACCATAGACAAAAGCACAACTGGCCGTCTTTAGCGCAGGAACTTCGCCTCATCAGAAAAGGGATCCCGTTTTTAACATCAGATGACAAGGATCGGATTCTGGGCGGCACAGCTGCACAGATTTGGAACCTGACAACATGA
- a CDS encoding alpha/beta hydrolase produces MTTIHKCWGEMAYSDSDNAGQPLLFLHGTGCDLSDWAAVIKGLPPHLRCIALNFRGHGQSAVPTQPFTLADLADDVGHLIDYLELQRLVIVGHSLGGMVAMEVAKHSPCVAGLVLLEGWTSLSSAGSTFDAGRFYGSLPQTAIAQIQWKSEETRSRFKSEVWDSFWESVKEFDGYAYLGQARIPIYEVFGSMGRNDATAQQLRIPPNSNIQWVWIPNTGHYLPHECPDEISKVIGTFPMP; encoded by the coding sequence ATGACAACAATTCATAAGTGTTGGGGAGAGATGGCTTACTCTGATTCAGATAACGCGGGTCAGCCACTACTTTTCTTACACGGCACTGGGTGCGATTTATCGGATTGGGCAGCGGTGATTAAAGGATTACCTCCGCACTTACGTTGCATTGCTCTCAATTTCCGTGGACATGGACAGAGTGCTGTACCTACGCAACCTTTCACATTAGCCGATCTCGCTGACGATGTTGGACATTTGATAGACTATTTGGAACTTCAAAGATTAGTGATTGTTGGGCACAGTCTCGGTGGGATGGTAGCGATGGAAGTTGCCAAACACTCACCATGTGTTGCTGGATTGGTTTTGTTGGAAGGCTGGACAAGTCTCTCTTCTGCGGGTAGTACTTTCGACGCTGGACGCTTTTACGGTTCACTGCCCCAAACCGCGATCGCGCAAATTCAGTGGAAATCTGAAGAGACGCGAAGTCGTTTTAAGTCTGAGGTTTGGGATAGTTTTTGGGAATCGGTAAAAGAATTCGATGGCTATGCCTACCTTGGGCAGGCACGGATCCCCATCTATGAAGTCTTTGGGAGTATGGGACGGAATGATGCGACTGCACAGCAGCTGCGTATTCCGCCCAACTCGAACATTCAATGGGTTTGGATTCCAAATACTGGGCATTACCTACCGCATGAATGCCCAGATGAAATCAGTAAAGTCATAGGAACGTTCCCTATGCCGTAG
- a CDS encoding rhodanese-like domain-containing protein, with the protein MDDYKGYVNPQLVISADELKGTLDDDTYCIVDTRPTYEYMRGHIPGALHLDLFGLSLIDTSKETFDTFMWMIAYLFQQRGLDPSKPIVWYEDISGTRASRGFWFCEYLGHPETRLLDGGFKAWLTADGPVSTTGVEPPEVPPFPINPQHDIHMDADVIRVLLSRDDFIRLDTRTDDEHYGRVARAERAGAIPGSIHIEWLDNLDEAGAFKPADELQQMYEAVGITPDKQVMCY; encoded by the coding sequence ATGGATGATTACAAAGGCTATGTAAATCCACAATTGGTTATCTCTGCTGACGAATTGAAAGGCACCCTCGACGATGACACCTACTGCATCGTTGATACACGACCGACTTATGAATATATGCGTGGACATATTCCCGGCGCACTTCATTTGGATCTATTCGGTTTAAGCCTTATTGATACCAGCAAAGAGACTTTTGATACCTTTATGTGGATGATAGCGTATCTGTTTCAGCAACGCGGACTTGATCCGAGTAAACCGATTGTCTGGTATGAGGACATCTCTGGCACGCGTGCCTCACGGGGATTTTGGTTTTGTGAGTATTTAGGACATCCGGAAACCCGTTTGTTAGATGGCGGGTTTAAAGCATGGCTCACAGCGGATGGACCTGTGAGTACAACAGGGGTTGAACCGCCAGAGGTGCCACCTTTCCCGATAAATCCCCAACACGACATACACATGGATGCCGATGTCATCCGTGTGCTACTCAGTCGAGACGACTTTATCCGTTTAGATACGCGCACAGATGATGAACATTACGGTAGGGTTGCCCGTGCAGAGCGTGCAGGTGCCATCCCCGGCTCTATTCACATTGAATGGCTCGATAATCTTGACGAAGCCGGGGCTTTCAAACCTGCCGATGAACTCCAGCAAATGTATGAAGCGGTTGGTATTACACCCGACAAACAGGTAATGTGCTACTGA
- a CDS encoding MATE family efflux transporter codes for MRKARGDLTRGSIFRHLLRLSVPIIFSYILQDAFNIVDMIFVGRLGPGAIAAVGVSGNLLRLIGVFTLGISTGAGIMVAQYLGARDLAQAEHIAMQAILLAVFFSVGVTLIGYPLAEYGLLAVRMVDPEVLRLGTTYMRITLLGISTMFVSMALGSIFRSGGDSFTPMVVLVFSTLINIVLDPLLIFGLWGFPKLGVAGSAYATLIGRGVGAVVLLYLCWTDRAPVSLRRVQFRIDFAQMLDILRLGVYSSMQGFWRHLSRLGFLWVIGPYGKDIVAAYTICMRLRILVMNPGFGIANSVSPLVGQNLGANQMERAERSTRIANLLGAALMAVIGAVFLVFPQMFIRIFAPNDPVVVEIGAVYLQFLSPTFGFIAFSLILGRALNGAGDTLSPMVITLASQVGVGLGLVILLSHFIGLNGVWLGIALSNVVQGMVMWLWYRTGRWKTIKLVNRQVPKEA; via the coding sequence ATGAGAAAAGCACGGGGCGATTTGACCCGTGGAAGTATTTTTAGACACCTTCTACGGCTCTCTGTACCGATAATATTCAGCTACATTCTCCAAGATGCCTTCAACATCGTTGATATGATTTTCGTCGGAAGGTTGGGTCCAGGGGCAATCGCAGCTGTCGGTGTGAGTGGGAATTTACTCCGATTAATCGGGGTTTTTACACTCGGTATCTCCACAGGTGCTGGGATTATGGTGGCGCAGTATCTCGGTGCTCGCGATCTCGCACAAGCAGAGCATATCGCGATGCAGGCAATTCTGTTAGCCGTTTTCTTCTCTGTTGGTGTTACGCTGATCGGTTATCCGTTAGCCGAGTATGGTCTGCTTGCTGTCCGAATGGTGGATCCAGAGGTGTTACGCCTCGGCACGACTTACATGCGTATCACACTCTTGGGTATCAGTACGATGTTTGTGTCGATGGCACTCGGTTCTATTTTTCGCTCTGGTGGTGATTCTTTCACGCCAATGGTCGTGTTGGTGTTTTCAACACTGATTAACATTGTACTTGATCCGTTGCTGATTTTCGGCTTATGGGGTTTCCCGAAGCTCGGGGTTGCTGGATCAGCGTACGCAACCCTCATCGGACGGGGTGTGGGGGCGGTTGTGCTACTCTATCTGTGTTGGACGGACCGCGCCCCGGTTTCACTACGGCGAGTTCAGTTTCGGATAGACTTCGCTCAAATGCTTGACATCTTACGACTCGGTGTTTACAGTTCTATGCAAGGGTTCTGGCGACATTTATCGAGACTCGGTTTCTTATGGGTAATTGGGCCCTACGGTAAGGATATCGTCGCTGCATATACAATTTGCATGCGGCTTCGGATTTTGGTCATGAATCCCGGTTTCGGTATCGCAAACTCCGTTTCCCCATTGGTCGGACAGAATTTAGGCGCGAATCAGATGGAACGCGCCGAAAGATCGACACGGATTGCGAACCTTTTAGGGGCTGCGCTCATGGCAGTCATTGGGGCAGTTTTCCTCGTTTTCCCGCAGATGTTCATTCGGATTTTCGCGCCTAACGACCCTGTGGTCGTCGAAATAGGTGCTGTTTACCTGCAGTTTCTATCCCCAACGTTTGGATTTATCGCTTTTTCGCTTATTTTAGGTAGAGCACTCAACGGTGCTGGGGATACACTCTCTCCGATGGTCATTACCCTCGCTTCACAGGTAGGTGTCGGTTTAGGGCTGGTGATTCTACTGTCGCATTTCATTGGACTCAACGGCGTTTGGTTGGGGATTGCCCTCTCAAATGTCGTTCAAGGCATGGTGATGTGGCTCTGGTATCGGACCGGAAGATGGAAAACAATAAAACTTGTTAATAGACAAGTGCCGAAAGAGGCGTAG
- a CDS encoding LamG domain-containing protein translates to MKNITLTYKFSLYGIMCLFIAVSMLFTLSVSANLTDGLILHHTYDEGQGTLAADASGNGHDGEITNPDWDSGKFGGALRFGGEGSDAYVTVESTDALNVNECSFMAWINADHWDGTRQIVGKSVHGGCAGRTQYGLFSEGGVFKLRFETDGGRADITTDLPATEEWVNVAFTNDGETAMIYINAEAVVDGEVPGALNANDDPWRIGQDCERLNYVFAGLIDEVRLWNRALSADEIGGAQGLLTPVDPLAKLTTTWGNIKTNR, encoded by the coding sequence ATGAAAAATATAACATTGACTTACAAGTTTTCCCTTTACGGGATCATGTGTCTTTTCATAGCAGTCTCTATGCTATTCACGCTATCCGTCTCCGCGAATCTTACAGATGGGTTGATCCTACATCATACGTATGATGAGGGACAAGGCACACTCGCTGCGGACGCGAGTGGCAACGGTCACGATGGTGAAATTACGAATCCTGATTGGGATTCTGGAAAATTCGGTGGTGCCCTTCGCTTTGGCGGTGAAGGCAGCGATGCGTATGTTACGGTCGAGAGCACAGATGCATTGAACGTGAACGAATGTTCGTTCATGGCGTGGATTAACGCCGATCATTGGGACGGCACACGCCAGATTGTCGGTAAATCCGTTCACGGTGGTTGCGCGGGTCGAACACAATACGGTCTATTCAGCGAGGGTGGTGTCTTTAAACTTCGCTTTGAGACAGATGGCGGCAGAGCCGACATCACAACCGATCTCCCCGCGACAGAAGAGTGGGTTAACGTCGCTTTTACCAACGACGGTGAAACCGCAATGATTTATATTAACGCTGAAGCAGTTGTGGACGGCGAAGTGCCGGGTGCGTTGAATGCTAACGACGATCCGTGGCGCATCGGACAGGATTGTGAACGTCTCAACTATGTCTTCGCGGGCTTGATAGACGAGGTTCGTCTCTGGAACCGTGCTTTGAGTGCCGACGAAATTGGCGGTGCACAAGGTTTGCTGACCCCTGTCGATCCGCTTGCGAAATTAACGACGACTTGGGGTAACATCAAAACCAATCGCTAA
- a CDS encoding ATP-binding protein, with protein sequence MFWEQVKRHYNAGSAHEFLLHFNVQDLLYDDVYGYLPALDYLMEQLNALGCDLVVGYNTSQGVIWPNIGRRRNMQKMLKLIPTAQDEEPETERPRINANLAIDKPHEDPFINTDPEPSEELQRQLNNLLQQGRAKVGLVINSLEHLAPNDPSLSSGGHYDLQRFFSRIQNWASDLEIRRRRHIILLLTQNTYDVHPSLTVNPEIPVIEIPFPDYDQRRHFIDHLRAISDDDSQMRETLGDDSDREVLAHETIGLNLFGVHDVIRQAESAAQKAGGEPLVRYRRESIRTFSHGVLELGDPQRNSSADGWYVMWTIRDIAEGMKNRDLRRVPRGVLFLGPPGTSKIYAAQLLAGEANMTFVQLRYASQVGEVTININENGNSYERNLNAAISFIRGISPAVVFIDEIEQAPPHTSMHPEERQPFPQSLVNAISDASLHGRVIWVGASHRPDLMPQIFRQYGVFDTKFVMLPPIAEGRVEILRIFCQDQTEDGINFRGLVGGPDTDGLTWRDLFLIVQRANNMAKHHQREHLTEADLRQALEDFIPAYSPEMQLFMGLLALREANSRRMIPEALLPVYQEFVEGNRIDKTGINRRLMELSDQLGLNV encoded by the coding sequence ATGTTTTGGGAACAGGTAAAAAGACATTACAACGCGGGTTCGGCACACGAATTTCTGCTCCATTTTAATGTACAGGACCTCCTGTACGACGATGTTTACGGTTACTTGCCTGCCCTCGACTACCTCATGGAACAGCTCAATGCATTAGGCTGTGACCTCGTTGTCGGCTATAATACATCACAAGGCGTTATTTGGCCGAATATCGGGCGGCGGCGAAATATGCAGAAGATGCTAAAACTAATTCCCACAGCGCAAGACGAGGAACCAGAGACTGAGCGTCCGAGAATCAATGCCAATTTGGCAATCGATAAACCACATGAAGATCCGTTTATAAACACCGATCCGGAGCCGTCAGAGGAGTTACAACGGCAACTGAACAACCTTTTACAACAGGGTAGAGCGAAAGTTGGGTTGGTTATCAATTCTCTGGAACATCTGGCACCTAACGACCCGTCCTTGAGCAGCGGTGGTCATTATGATTTGCAACGTTTCTTCAGTCGAATTCAAAATTGGGCTTCCGACTTAGAGATACGAAGACGTAGACACATTATTCTGCTCCTGACCCAAAACACTTATGATGTCCATCCGAGTCTCACCGTCAACCCAGAGATTCCAGTCATAGAAATTCCGTTCCCAGATTACGATCAACGACGGCACTTTATTGACCATCTGCGTGCAATTTCAGATGATGACTCACAGATGCGTGAAACGCTCGGCGATGACAGCGATCGAGAGGTTTTGGCACACGAGACGATAGGTCTCAATCTCTTCGGCGTTCACGACGTTATTCGACAGGCAGAATCCGCAGCACAGAAAGCCGGTGGTGAACCGCTTGTGAGATACCGGCGTGAGAGCATCAGAACTTTCAGTCATGGTGTTCTCGAGCTTGGCGATCCACAGAGAAACTCTTCTGCAGATGGTTGGTATGTGATGTGGACAATCCGGGATATTGCGGAGGGAATGAAAAACCGAGACCTTCGGCGCGTGCCGCGGGGTGTCCTTTTCCTCGGTCCACCGGGAACCAGCAAGATTTACGCGGCGCAACTGCTCGCTGGCGAAGCAAACATGACGTTTGTCCAACTCCGCTACGCCAGTCAAGTAGGCGAAGTGACAATCAACATCAACGAAAACGGGAACTCTTATGAGCGAAATCTGAACGCTGCTATCAGTTTCATCCGCGGCATTTCACCCGCTGTTGTCTTCATTGACGAAATTGAGCAGGCACCGCCACATACGAGTATGCATCCAGAGGAACGACAACCGTTTCCACAAAGCCTCGTGAATGCTATCAGTGACGCGTCGTTGCACGGTAGAGTGATATGGGTTGGCGCATCGCACCGTCCGGACCTGATGCCGCAGATATTTCGTCAGTACGGCGTTTTTGACACTAAATTCGTTATGCTACCCCCCATCGCTGAAGGCAGAGTGGAAATTTTAAGGATATTTTGCCAAGATCAAACTGAAGACGGAATTAACTTCCGCGGACTCGTTGGCGGTCCAGATACAGATGGATTGACTTGGCGAGATCTCTTTCTGATTGTCCAACGCGCAAATAACATGGCGAAACATCATCAACGCGAGCACCTAACAGAAGCCGATCTCCGTCAAGCCTTAGAAGATTTCATACCGGCATATTCACCAGAGATGCAGCTGTTCATGGGGTTATTGGCATTGCGAGAAGCGAATTCTCGGAGGATGATTCCTGAAGCCCTACTGCCGGTTTACCAAGAATTTGTGGAGGGAAATCGGATTGATAAAACAGGCATTAATAGACGTTTGATGGAACTGAGCGATCAGTTGGGTCTGAACGTTTGA